The Strix aluco isolate bStrAlu1 chromosome 23, bStrAlu1.hap1, whole genome shotgun sequence DNA window ttAGACCCATGCGCTGGCATCGCGGCGCTGACTGCAAAGCGGGAGCAGATCTCCCCGCGCACGTGTGCCCTGTCTGCACCTGCCCAGCCCTTCCTTGCCTGCGGCTGCCTggctgcccagcactgcacacgAGCTGGGCGCCCCAGCACAGCGTCTCGCCCCTGCCTTAGGCGCAGCTTGGCTGGGTGTGGCTGGGACACAACCTGCCACCTGCCCTGCCAGGCCCCAGGTGCCTTCAGCTGCTCCCAGATCTCGGAGTCTCCCGGGGTCCTCGGCCACAAGCCCTCGCCGGTGCAACATGAGGCACCTCGAGCTGCTCTGAGCCAGCCTAAATTCCACTTCCTTGCCCTTTCTGAACCAAACATGCTGAAGCCAGGgatttgctctttttttgggGAAGCCAGGCTAGCAGGACCCCAAAGGACACTGTCAGGAGGTGCCCAGCCAGTGGGCAAGCAGTGGGCAAGGGGGAAGCGCAGGGATGCCCCTGCCACACGGCACTGCGCTGGGGTTAGGCAGCGGGAGCCGGGATGCCCGGCGGGCTCAGGCGAGCACCCAAAATCGGGTCTGCGTGTTAATGAATGCAGCTGCTGGAGAGCTGAAGGAAAAATTCCCCAGCTGTGCCACCTCAGCGTGCTGCTGGGGGGACGTCCTGCTGCCCGAAGATGACGTTAGTCCACGTAAGGGGTCTGGCAGCGGCTTGGCCAAGGAGGGGGCAAGCGAGCAAGCACGTGCAGTTAGTCCCGTTACCTCTTGTGCCTTGGGGTAGGAGCAGGCGGCAGGAGAAGCTaaggaggcagctgctgctggcagggggctCAGGGGCTTAGTTCCCTCCAACAGCTCATAAGGCTCTGAGATATGGAGGGTCTCCTGTTGGAGGGTAGAGATCACGTAGGCAAGGGGGGCCCAGGCAGCGGCAcagcggcagcagcaggagccctgtTGTGGGCAGGCGCAAGGGGAATCAGCcatcctgcccctctccccagcagcgGGTCAGGTGGCACCGTGGTCCCTGAGGGCATCGTGGCTCTGGCTCCCCGTTCAGAGCCACGAGCAGGGCAACAGGGCGGCCCGCTCCCACCTAAAAGCCCTTGCACATCAATTGGAAGGAGTTCCCCATACCGGCACCAAGACAGCCCCGTGCTGGCTCTCTGGCGAGGACGGGACCCCGGGCACTGCCCGCTGCGCCCAGCCCTTCCCTCGTGGAACTCGCTGAGCTGCCCGCTAAAGCCTGGGCTGCGCCGGGgctcctgcagcatccctgcagcctggcaggggagatgctgctgctcccAAGCCCGGCTCTTTCGCGTTTCCCTCCCAACTCGGCGATGGTCTCTGCAGCCCACGGAGAGGCTCTGAGCAGCTGGGAGCCCCTGGCTCCGGTCCGAAGGTGCTCGAGagcacaggagctgctgcagagcacagcttgCGGTGCACCAGGCCCATCCCCGCTGGCAACAGGAGACTGTAACCCCTCTGCCCACTTACCTCTCTGAGAGCTGAAGACATTTTGGGGAAGCTCCTGCCACCTGTGACGAGCTGGTAGCGCCTCTCCAGAGACATGAGCTTCTCCTTCTCCTGAGTGTGGGGCGACAGTGAGAGCAGAGGCAGCTGATGGTTACCTGCACCTCGTGGCGAGTCACCCCACGCTCACCCCGACCACCAGCACCCCGGCAAGAGCCAGCATGATCTCGTGCCCTGCCTAAGGCACCCCTGGATTTGGGGAGCGCACGTCGACCCCCCGATGGCTGCAGTAccttctgcaggagctgcaggacgCCGTTCCTCTCCCTGGCCAGGCGCTCAGCCTCCTGGGCGCTCTGCAGCCGGATCTGGGCAGCCTGGGCATCCAGCGCGGCCACCCGCTCCTGGGGAACGGATCGGGGGATGAGCCGGCTGCTGGCGAGCCGTGGGGCTCAGCCGGGGCCGTGGGGTGCAGTCCGGCCTCGCCAGACCCGCCGCCCCAACCCGCCCCTACCTTCCTGCGGGCGATGCTGCGGTGGCACTCGGCCCGgctctgcaggagctgctggccccGCGCCTCACGCTCCTCCTCGAGGCGGCTCTCCCGCTCCAGCTGCTGGAACTCCAGGTCCTCAAACAGCTTGGCCTCCGTCTCCAGCGCCTCCGCCTCCTTTGGACACACAAGGGCACGGGGGATCACTCGCTCGGGACGGGCACCTCCGCATCCCGCCAGCAGATCTCCTGCAGAGAAACCCCCCACTGCGCCCCCGCGTCCTGCGGGTGCCGGCCGGGAAGGGGAACCCGTGGCAAAGCCTGTCCCCGGTGCCCTGTGCGGACGGGCACGCAGCTTCCCCTCCTGCTCAGCACCAGCAATGTGGGAGCCACCATCAACCTCAGCCCAGAGGGAGAAGACGATGGAGGCACCGGGCACTGGCCAGGCCCGAGCCATCGCCCCCATGAGACGAAGAGCCCGCCACCGCCAGTGGCTTTACCCCACCCCGGAGACCAGCCGCTGCTGCTGAACCACGTCTGGGCCGGCACCGTGCCCTTGCTGGGTGGCAAAACACCAACGTGCGGCCCCGCCTCGCCGAACTGACGGGCGGTAGAGCCCCGTGGATGAGCACCGTGCCGGACGAGCGCTGCGCATCCCCCCAGCCTCCAAGCACCGACCGCTTGGCACAGGGTCTGCCAGCGCCACCCCGGCAGCCACCACACAATGCTCCCTGCAGGGACGCACTTCACCCCGCGCCGGAGCAGGGCGGCCGCTGCTCTTGCACACGGCGCAGCACCACTGGTGTGGTGGCCACCGAGAGCTCCTGTGCACCAGGACCACCCCGTCGCCGTCCCTGCCCGCCACGTGCCGGGACCCACACCCGACAGGGGGGTGGCCAGCCCCGAGCGGTGGGTTTCTCTGTGCGGTGAGGGGCGAGCAGGCACCGGCCACGGACTGGGGAAGGTCGGCCACCGCCAGAAAATACCAGATAACGGGAAAAAATGCTGCGGACTGGCGGTAATGTAAACCGACAGCACCGTGTAAATAAACGCTCTCAGGAAATAGCTGGAAGCAGACAGACGAGGACCGGCGGTCCCCGAGGCTCCCCCGCCGGCCTGCCCTCCTTCGCGGGGCAGGATCCATGCTCGCGCCCTGCCCAGTCCAGAGGAGCCCCGTGGCTCCGTGGTGGTGGCGGCCCCGCGCTCTGCCGAGCCAGCACCGTGCCCCGGGCCTGGGCGAGCGGCAAGCTTACCAGGACGGCGGTGCCCGGCGCCAGCCGCCTCCAGCCCGGGTGCGACGCTCCCAGTGCGGCCCCGGCTGGCGGGGAAGAGCTGGCCTAAGCTGGAGCGGAGGGAGGTGGGCCATGGtccgggaggggtggggggagacacTGACCCTTCGCATCTGCTCCCGCAACTGCTCCTGCAGTGACTCGGGGCACTTATCAAGGTGGCTCTTCGACTCATGGTAAAGCGCCCGGAGTTGCTCTAGCTCCTTCCTTTCAGCATCAACCTTTGCCCTTTCCTGAATCGGGGGAGAACgagacaaaacaaagaaaaaaaagaaaaacaaagagaaaaaaaaaaaagagagaaaacacactTCTCAAATCGGCGCCATGCAGAAGCTGCAGCGTTAGAGGGGCTcagctggagaaggaggggaCTCGCCGGGAGGAGCTTCATGGCATCTACGGCGGGGTCAAGAAAGCGACAGGCTGGGCGGTGTTAGAGGGGTTATAGCCAACCCTCGACCTCAGCCTTGCATTTCCACACTGAAAACCCGCTTACGGGCAGCAAAAAGATCGATGCTGACAGCATGGATAAAGTCATCCCAATCCTGCAAACGGCTGCAGCTCACGCACCTTCCGAAGAACCATTAACGAGCTGTGTTCATTGATGCTCACCGTCCGGGATGCTGCCCATTGGGCACAGCAGATCCCGGACGCGGGGTGAGGCACCGTGGACCACCCCCATCCCTCGGAAGGAGAGGGGGGTCTGTGGGCCAGCAGTGAAAACGGGAGGCTGAGGTCCAGCCCTGCCGCTGGAGATGCTCAGGCTACGTCGAGTTAGCGGCAGAGCAAAGACTCGCTCCTGGCCCCAGGAGAAGCATCCCCagcccaccctccctccctcccacggCCACAGGAGCGGCATGATGGAGGCCAGCAACACGAGGCTGGCGTGGAGAATCACCTCCCGCGGGCCCGGCAGTGCCGTACGGGGCCAGGCGTTGGGAAACACGTGCTGCGAGGAACCCCCCGCCACGCTGCAGCAGCGCGGAGCCACGGGGGGTCCGTGAGAAGGGATCCGGGGGGACACGCTGGCGGGAGACAGGGCTGGCACAGACGGGTGCCCTGGgaccgcggcggcgggggcccaGGAGGCTGCCAGGCGTGCAGAGGTGTCAGAGGCGACGGCAGGCGCCAGAGCAGGCAGCGTTAGTGCAATTAGTGCAGGCTGATTAGGAAAGTGGGCGGTCAGGCCAGCAGAGAGGGTGGGAGGGGGACGTCCCTGCGCTCCTCTCCTGACCCTGCACGAGGCTGCCCCTACCTAGAGAAGCTGCCTGCAAAAGGCTGGAagaccaaaaccagaacaaaaaccccaaatgccACGGGGACGCTgatggcagctctgcccagccatgGGCAACCAAACAGGCCAAGGGGGCCAGCCAGGCCCCCAGGGACACCAGCACCGCATCATGGAAGCACGGAGCCGCCAACAGGACCTGGGCACGGGCTGCGTGGGGACGCCTAGCTCGGGTAGCAGGGAGCCAGGTTCCGGCGGCTCTCCCGCCCTGGAGCAGCTTGCCCAGGGCCGTACCACACTGGCCACAAGGCTGCAGGACGGCTGGCAACACACAGCCAGGAGGAGCGTGCCATGCACGCCATGGCACGGGTGCCTTCAGGCACAGCTGGCAGATCACAGCAGCAACTGCACCAAAGATGCCAGGGAAGGGGGCCGGGACCCCCACCTTGGCCACCAAACCGAGTGAAACACTCGCAGCCATTTTCCCGCCACCTCCAGCGGGCTGGACACTACAGCAGCGGCCGCCAACACGCATGGAGATGCCCCGATGGGCAGCGGAGCGGGGGGACTCGCCACAAGACACAGCCCCCCAGcaagggcagggaatggggagtgCCGAGGCCCCCGCTCCGGGTCGGTGCTGCCTGCTGCGGGCAGCAGCTGTCCGGGAGAGCCCCACAGCACAGAGCCTCCCCGCCAGACCACACCGGCGCGACAGACGGCGGCTGAGTGCACCCCAAGTGTCAGCCCTGCCCTCCTCCGGACCAGCCCGGGCAGACAAACGGACAGACAGACTCCCCCACCACGATGCAAACGCAGAGGGGATGCTCCTCAGTGCCTCCGCGGAGCCCAGGGGCAGGGGAACGCCGCAGCACAGGGCTCCGTGGCACCGGCCACGAGCACCAAGGAGGGCCCAGCATAACTGGCGCGGCGGGGAGCCCTGCCCAGAGCTCACCTTGTCCCGCTCCTTCCGGATGCTGGCGTCCAGGCTGGAGagcttctcctgcagctgctgcaccgCCTCCTGCTCCTGCCGCAGCCGCGCCGCCTCCGACTCCCGCTCACCCTGCAGCAGCGCCCGCTCCATCTCCGCCTGGACCGACACAGCCGTGTCAGGATGTCTATGCCCAAAAGGATCGGGTGCCGCTGGCAAGGGCGGCGAGCAGCAGGGGTCCTCACAGGGCCCCCCGTCCCCTCACCTCTCGTGAggtctcctgcagctgctgctccagctccttGACGTGGCCCTTGAGCTGGTCCAGGCGGCTGAGCACGCCGGCGCGCTCCTCCTCCAGTCGCTGCGCCTCCTTGGCCCGGGGGCCCGCCAGCTCCTCGTGCTGCGGAGAGGGCAGGTCAGCGCGGCACGGTGCGGCGCGGCACGGCGAGGCGCGGCCATCCCCTCACCTCGTGGTGGGTGCTTTCGGTGCTGCTGCACTCCTCCTTCAGGTTCTCCTCGTCTGACCTCTCCAGGCTCTCCCTCTGCCGCAGCTCCTCGGCGGCACGGCCCAGAGCCACAGCACCCCTGGGCACCCGCCGGCCAGCATCCGCGTCGCCGGCCAGGAGCCGGTGCATGTCGCCCGGCTCGGTGCTGTCCGTCTTGGTGTACTCGGCGCAGAGGTTCAAGATGGTCTCCAGGCGCTGCCGCTCCTGCGGGGAAGAACGGTCAGTGCGGTGCCTGTCCCGGCACGTGCTGCCGCCCGAGCCTGCAGAGCCCCGTGCCCTCGGCAGGCGCCGGGATACGGGCTGGCTCCTCGCCCTCCCTGTACGCTGCAGTGGGCTGGGGACACTGCAGAGCCCGATGCAGCCCGCCCCGACCCCACGCCGGAGCCGGTCACGCCGTGTACCAGGAGCTGGAGATGGGCTAATTACAGGCAGCAGCGCCGGGCGCTGAGCGGCTCGGCTATTTCCAGGCAGTGACTCAGGCCGCCCGCGCTGGGCGTGAGTCAGGGCTGAGCAAACAGGGCTCCGGCGGCAcggccccagccctggcagatgGACAGGGCAAACCCcacccaggcagctgctggctccaTAAAAACTCCATCTACCCTAAATATAGACGCAATGCCCACAAAGCCACGGCAGCGCCGTCGGCAGACGCGGCCCTGGCGGGGCCAGATGAGACGTGGACAGTTTTGCAGAGCTGGGGGCACCACAGCTCCAGCCGGCCGCCCCGTGGAGCCCCACCAACCCCGCCGGTTTCCCTGGGCTGCTTTGTGCTCCCAGGGCGCGGCCGTGCACCGACCGCTGCTCCTGGCCATAATCCCCCGGATTAGCCGTCAGCCACGGCAAATCCCCAAGAAGCAAGGCTGggtttttaaagcagcaaaagCTGAAAGGTGTTTGCAAAGAGGGTGTCCCACACTCGACCAGGGCCCCGGGGCTCACCAGACGCTCCATCTCCTGCTCTCGCACCCGCTCCTGCCGCTGCCGCCGGTGGTACTCCAGCAGCTCATCCTCGTTGTCGCTGATCTCGGTGATGCTGTTCTTGCGCTCCCGCGGCCCCTGCGGCAGCCGTGGGTCCCCCAAGGGCTTCCTGGGGGCACGGGGGCTCTGCCGGGGCGAGGGCACGGCCGGGGAGCCCAGTCCGTAGGCTGGGCTCAGGCAGGTGCCGAAGCTGGGGTGGCGTGGGGGGGTCTCCGCTGGCAGCGGGGGTGAGGGGCTCCCGGCACCCCTCGGCTCCTCTGGACCTCTGCGTCGGGCACGGGGGCTGCCGGGCACCTCCCTGCCcagccggggctgcggggagggggcgtCGGGGGCCGCCCGGGTGCTGGCGGCCCGGCGTGACAAGGAGGGGCTCAGGGGGGGCAGCTCCCGCATGCTGTCCACGTTCCTCCGGCCCGCCCGTGGGCTCTCGGGGAGCTGCAGCCGGGCCTCCGGGACTGGCCTGCTGGTGGGCTGCCGGCTCGGGGCCAGAGGGTCCCGTGGCTCCCGGAAGGGGCTGGGGGGCcgctcctgcagggctgcccGTGGCCGCAGCGCTGCCTTGGGGGTCAGCCGGGGGCTGCCTGCCCGGTGGTCCCCAAGCCTCTCGGCTGGCCAAGGCTCCCCGGGACCCCCGCCGGTCGTGGGGGGTGGCTGCACAGCATGGTTGTAGCTGGAGGAGCGGAGCGGGACGAGAGGGGGCACGGCCGgaccctgctcctggctgctgggCGAGGGGCTGGTGTAGCCGCCACTGCTGgccggggaggagaggggggagaagtTCTCATAGCTGGAGCCCCCCGAGGTGGCCCCAGGGCTGGGCGGGGGGGACAGGAGGCAGCGCCCACCCCCGTTCACCACCGGGGAGAGGGGGGACCGGCCGCAGGCGGGCGGCTTCTTGGGGGACGCCGGCTCCTCCAGCACCAGCGAGTCCATGATGTCCTGCAGGTCTTTCTCAATGGAGCTGACGAGGGAGCTGTGGCTGGGACACCCGTGCTCCGACGGCTGGTGGCCACCATTCGCCAGGGCCTCAGGCTCTGCAGGGAGACACGGGAGCAGGCATCAGCGTGGCAGGACCCCCCGCCACCCCTGCCTGGGCGGAGCAGCCCGGCATCACCCCTCCACGCAGCCAGAGCCAGGTGGCAGCTCCTCTACCCC harbors:
- the PHLDB1 gene encoding pleckstrin homology-like domain family B member 1 isoform X4, with product MEASSRTPASPTRRVQTIIQNSPLDLIDTGKGLKVQTEKPHLVSLGSGRLSTAITLLPLEEGRTTIGTAARDIVLQGPGLAPQHCYIENVRGILTLHPCGNACTVDGVPLRRPTRLTQGCTICLGQATFLRFNHPAEAKWMKSMIPAGGRSPAALYRLPAKPEALANGGHQPSEHGCPSHSSLVSSIEKDLQDIMDSLVLEEPASPKKPPACGRSPLSPVVNGGGRCLLSPPPSPGATSGGSSYENFSPLSSPASSGGYTSPSPSSQEQGPAVPPLVPLRSSSYNHAVQPPPTTGGGPGEPWPAERLGDHRAGSPRLTPKAALRPRAALQERPPSPFREPRDPLAPSRQPTSRPVPEARLQLPESPRAGRRNVDSMRELPPLSPSLSRRAASTRAAPDAPSPQPRLGREVPGSPRARRRGPEEPRGAGSPSPPLPAETPPRHPSFGTCLSPAYGLGSPAVPSPRQSPRAPRKPLGDPRLPQGPRERKNSITEISDNEDELLEYHRRQRQERVREQEMERLERQRLETILNLCAEYTKTDSTEPGDMHRLLAGDADAGRRVPRGAVALGRAAEELRQRESLERSDEENLKEECSSTESTHHEHEELAGPRAKEAQRLEEERAGVLSRLDQLKGHVKELEQQLQETSREAEMERALLQGERESEAARLRQEQEAVQQLQEKLSSLDASIRKERDKERAKVDAERKELEQLRALYHESKSHLDKCPESLQEQLREQMRREAEALETEAKLFEDLEFQQLERESRLEEEREARGQQLLQSRAECHRSIARRKERVAALDAQAAQIRLQSAQEAERLARERNGVLQLLQKEKEKLMSLERRYQLVTGGRSFPKMSSALREETLHISEPYELLEGTKPLSPLPAAAASLASPAACSYPKAQEVCRAKTEGDAGALAPRMKSGTPSSSQLNLSVLGRSPSPKGPPSPAGSLPRNLAATLQDIETKRQLALQQKAEPLPAEPLQPGNLPGQQVIEEQKRRLAELKQKAAAEAQSQWEALHGQPPFPAAFPLLVHHSILHHHRPHGVGPRAEELDHAYDTLSLESSDSMETSISTSNNSACSPDNVSSASGMEVGKIEEMEKMLKEAHAEKSRLMESREREMELRRQALEDERRRREQLERRLQDETARRQKLVEKEVKLREKHFSQARPLTRYLPIRKEDFDLRLHIESSGHSVDTCYHVILTEKMCKGYLVKMGGKIKSWKKRWFVFDRMKRTLSYYVDKHETKLKGVIYFQAIEEVYYDHLRSAAKSPNPALTFCVKTHDRLYYMVAPSAEAMRIWMDVIVTGAEGYTQFMN
- the PHLDB1 gene encoding pleckstrin homology-like domain family B member 1 isoform X1: MEASSRTPASPTRRVQTIIQNSPLDLIDTGKGLKVQTEKPHLVSLGSGRLSTAITLLPLEEGRTTIGTAARDIVLQGPGLAPQHCYIENVRGILTLHPCGNACTVDGVPLRRPTRLTQGCTICLGQATFLRFNHPAEAKWMKSMIPAGGRSPAALYRLPAKPEALANGGHQPSEHGCPSHSSLVSSIEKDLQDIMDSLVLEEPASPKKPPACGRSPLSPVVNGGGRCLLSPPPSPGATSGGSSYENFSPLSSPASSGGYTSPSPSSQEQGPAVPPLVPLRSSSYNHAVQPPPTTGGGPGEPWPAERLGDHRAGSPRLTPKAALRPRAALQERPPSPFREPRDPLAPSRQPTSRPVPEARLQLPESPRAGRRNVDSMRELPPLSPSLSRRAASTRAAPDAPSPQPRLGREVPGSPRARRRGPEEPRGAGSPSPPLPAETPPRHPSFGTCLSPAYGLGSPAVPSPRQSPRAPRKPLGDPRLPQGPRERKNSITEISDNEDELLEYHRRQRQERVREQEMERLERQRLETILNLCAEYTKTDSTEPGDMHRLLAGDADAGRRVPRGAVALGRAAEELRQRESLERSDEENLKEECSSTESTHHEHEELAGPRAKEAQRLEEERAGVLSRLDQLKGHVKELEQQLQETSREAEMERALLQGERESEAARLRQEQEAVQQLQEKLSSLDASIRKERDKERAKVDAERKELEQLRALYHESKSHLDKCPESLQEQLREQMRREAEALETEAKLFEDLEFQQLERESRLEEEREARGQQLLQSRAECHRSIARRKERVAALDAQAAQIRLQSAQEAERLARERNGVLQLLQKEKEKLMSLERRYQLVTGGRSFPKMSSALREETLHISEPYELLEGTKPLSPLPAAAASLASPAACSYPKAQEEYMRLSDVFRFCRNAYGPSLDTKASAAAPAASQRSFLLAVPPAADEYVTVEQLSGILGGLRAPAASPLGCTPLAPSSSGCAASPPPLPSLSSSSVSAEMEQQLLGGPVWLPALDLEKWYQEAMAGFETSSSSVSPPSSPPPLPAKAHSSHKPLQVCRAKTEGDAGALAPRMKSGTPSSSQLNLSVLGRSPSPKGPPSPAGSLPRNLAATLQDIETKRQLALQQKAEPLPAEPLQPGNLPGQQVIEEQKRRLAELKQKAAAEAQSQWEALHGQPPFPAAFPLLVHHSILHHHRPHGVGPRAEELDHAYDTLSLESSDSMETSISTSNNSACSPDNVSSASGMEVGKIEEMEKMLKEAHAEKSRLMESREREMELRRQALEDERRRREQLERRLQDETARRQKLVEKEVKLREKHFSQARPLTRYLPIRKEDFDLRLHIESSGHSVDTCYHVILTEKMCKGYLVKMGGKIKSWKKRWFVFDRMKRTLSYYVDKHETKLKGVIYFQAIEEVYYDHLRSAAKSPNPALTFCVKTHDRLYYMVAPSAEAMRIWMDVIVTGAEGYTQFMN
- the PHLDB1 gene encoding pleckstrin homology-like domain family B member 1 isoform X7 — protein: MEASSRTPASPTRRVQTIIQNSPLDLIDTGKGLKVQTEKPHLVSLGSGRLSTAITLLPLEEGRTTIGTAARDIVLQGPGLAPQHCYIENVRGILTLHPCGNACTVDGVPLRRPTRLTQGCTICLGQATFLRFNHPAEAKWMKSMIPAGGRSPAALYRLPAKPEALANGGHQPSEHGCPSHSSLVSSIEKDLQDIMDSLVLEEPASPKKPPACGRSPLSPVVNGGGRCLLSPPPSPGATSGGSSYENFSPLSSPASSGGYTSPSPSSQEQGPAVPPLVPLRSSSYNHAVQPPPTTGGGPGEPWPAERLGDHRAGSPRLTPKAALRPRAALQERPPSPFREPRDPLAPSRQPTSRPVPEARLQLPESPRAGRRNVDSMRELPPLSPSLSRRAASTRAAPDAPSPQPRLGREVPGSPRARRRGPEEPRGAGSPSPPLPAETPPRHPSFGTCLSPAYGLGSPAVPSPRQSPRAPRKPLGDPRLPQGPRERKNSITEISDNEDELLEYHRRQRQERVREQEMERLERQRLETILNLCAEYTKTDSTEPGDMHRLLAGDADAGRRVPRGAVALGRAAEELRQRESLERSDEENLKEECSSTESTHHEHEELAGPRAKEAQRLEEERAGVLSRLDQLKGHVKELEQQLQETSREAEMERALLQGERESEAARLRQEQEAVQQLQEKLSSLDASIRKERDKERAKVDAERKELEQLRALYHESKSHLDKCPESLQEQLREQMRREAEALETEAKLFEDLEFQQLERESRLEEEREARGQQLLQSRAECHRSIARRKERVAALDAQAAQIRLQSAQEAERLARERNGVLQLLQKEKEKLMSLERRYQLVTGGRSFPKMSSALREVCRAKTEGDAGALAPRMKSGTPSSSQLNLSVLGRSPSPKGPPSPAGSLPRNLAATLQDIETKRQLALQQKGQQVIEEQKRRLAELKQKAAAEAQSQWEALHGQPPFPAAFPLLVHHSILHHHRPHGVGPRAEELDHAYDTLSLESSDSMETSISTSNNSACSPDNVSSASGMEVGKIEEMEKMLKEAHAEKSRLMESREREMELRRQALEDERRRREQLERRLQDETARRQKLVEKEVKLREKHFSQARPLTRYLPIRKEDFDLRLHIESSGHSVDTCYHVILTEKMCKGYLVKMGGKIKSWKKRWFVFDRMKRTLSYYVDKHETKLKGVIYFQAIEEVYYDHLRSAAKSPNPALTFCVKTHDRLYYMVAPSAEAMRIWMDVIVTGAEGYTQFMN
- the PHLDB1 gene encoding pleckstrin homology-like domain family B member 1 isoform X6, coding for MEASSRTPASPTRRVQTIIQNSPLDLIDTGKGLKVQTEKPHLVSLGSGRLSTAITLLPLEEGRTTIGTAARDIVLQGPGLAPQHCYIENVRGILTLHPCGNACTVDGVPLRRPTRLTQGCTICLGQATFLRFNHPAEAKWMKSMIPAGGRSPAALYRLPAKPEALANGGHQPSEHGCPSHSSLVSSIEKDLQDIMDSLVLEEPASPKKPPACGRSPLSPVVNGGGRCLLSPPPSPGATSGGSSYENFSPLSSPASSGGYTSPSPSSQEQGPAVPPLVPLRSSSYNHAVQPPPTTGGGPGEPWPAERLGDHRAGSPRLTPKAALRPRAALQERPPSPFREPRDPLAPSRQPTSRPVPEARLQLPESPRAGRRNVDSMRELPPLSPSLSRRAASTRAAPDAPSPQPRLGREVPGSPRARRRGPEEPRGAGSPSPPLPAETPPRHPSFGTCLSPAYGLGSPAVPSPRQSPRAPRKPLGDPRLPQGPRERKNSITEISDNEDELLEYHRRQRQERVREQEMERLERQRLETILNLCAEYTKTDSTEPGDMHRLLAGDADAGRRVPRGAVALGRAAEELRQRESLERSDEENLKEECSSTESTHHEHEELAGPRAKEAQRLEEERAGVLSRLDQLKGHVKELEQQLQETSREAEMERALLQGERESEAARLRQEQEAVQQLQEKLSSLDASIRKERDKERAKVDAERKELEQLRALYHESKSHLDKCPESLQEQLREQMRREAEALETEAKLFEDLEFQQLERESRLEEEREARGQQLLQSRAECHRSIARRKERVAALDAQAAQIRLQSAQEAERLARERNGVLQLLQKEKEKLMSLERRYQLVTGGRSFPKMSSALREVCRAKTEGDAGALAPRMKSGTPSSSQLNLSVLGRSPSPKGPPSPAGSLPRNLAATLQDIETKRQLALQQKAEPLPAEPLQPGNLPGQQVIEEQKRRLAELKQKAAAEAQSQWEALHGQPPFPAAFPLLVHHSILHHHRPHGVGPRAEELDHAYDTLSLESSDSMETSISTSNNSACSPDNVSSASGMEVGKIEEMEKMLKEAHAEKSRLMESREREMELRRQALEDERRRREQLERRLQDETARRQKLVEKEVKLREKHFSQARPLTRYLPIRKEDFDLRLHIESSGHSVDTCYHVILTEKMCKGYLVKMGGKIKSWKKRWFVFDRMKRTLSYYVDKHETKLKGVIYFQAIEEVYYDHLRSAAKSPNPALTFCVKTHDRLYYMVAPSAEAMRIWMDVIVTGAEGYTQFMN
- the PHLDB1 gene encoding pleckstrin homology-like domain family B member 1 isoform X3 — protein: MEASSRTPASPTRRVQTIIQNSPLDLIDTGKGLKVQTEKPHLVSLGSGRLSTAITLLPLEEGRTTIGTAARDIVLQGPGLAPQHCYIENVRGILTLHPCGNACTVDGVPLRRPTRLTQGCTICLGQATFLRFNHPAEAKWMKSMIPAGGRSPAALYRLPAKPEALANGGHQPSEHGCPSHSSLVSSIEKDLQDIMDSLVLEEPASPKKPPACGRSPLSPVVNGGGRCLLSPPPSPGATSGGSSYENFSPLSSPASSGGYTSPSPSSQEQGPAVPPLVPLRSSSYNHAVQPPPTTGGGPGEPWPAERLGDHRAGSPRLTPKAALRPRAALQERPPSPFREPRDPLAPSRQPTSRPVPEARLQLPESPRAGRRNVDSMRELPPLSPSLSRRAASTRAAPDAPSPQPRLGREVPGSPRARRRGPEEPRGAGSPSPPLPAETPPRHPSFGTCLSPAYGLGSPAVPSPRQSPRAPRKPLGDPRLPQGPRERKNSITEISDNEDELLEYHRRQRQERVREQEMERLERQRLETILNLCAEYTKTDSTEPGDMHRLLAGDADAGRRVPRGAVALGRAAEELRQRESLERSDEENLKEECSSTESTHHEHEELAGPRAKEAQRLEEERAGVLSRLDQLKGHVKELEQQLQETSREAEMERALLQGERESEAARLRQEQEAVQQLQEKLSSLDASIRKERDKERAKVDAERKELEQLRALYHESKSHLDKCPESLQEQLREQMRREAEALETEAKLFEDLEFQQLERESRLEEEREARGQQLLQSRAECHRSIARRKERVAALDAQAAQIRLQSAQEAERLARERNGVLQLLQKEKEKLMSLERRYQLVTGGRSFPKMSSALREMEQQLLGGPVWLPALDLEKWYQEAMAGFETSSSSVSPPSSPPPLPAKAHSSHKPLQVCRAKTEGDAGALAPRMKSGTPSSSQLNLSVLGRSPSPKGPPSPAGSLPRNLAATLQDIETKRQLALQQKAEPLPAEPLQPGNLPGQQVIEEQKRRLAELKQKAAAEAQSQWEALHGQPPFPAAFPLLVHHSILHHHRPHGVGPRAEELDHAYDTLSLESSDSMETSISTSNNSACSPDNVSSASGMEVGKIEEMEKMLKEAHAEKSRLMESREREMELRRQALEDERRRREQLERRLQDETARRQKLVEKEVKLREKHFSQARPLTRYLPIRKEDFDLRLHIESSGHSVDTCYHVILTEKMCKGYLVKMGGKIKSWKKRWFVFDRMKRTLSYYVDKHETKLKGVIYFQAIEEVYYDHLRSAAKSPNPALTFCVKTHDRLYYMVAPSAEAMRIWMDVIVTGAEGYTQFMN